From Streptomyces sp. 6-11-2, one genomic window encodes:
- the dhaK gene encoding dihydroxyacetone kinase subunit DhaK, translated as MRMLINVAETVVADALRGMAAAHPELTVDVEHRVIVRRDAPVAGKVALVSGGGSGHEPLHGGFVGPGMLSAACPGEVFTSPVPDQMLRAAAAVDGGAGVLFIVKNYTGDVLNFDMAAELAEDEGIQIAKVLVNDDVAVTDSLYTAGRRGTGATLFVEKIAGAAADEGQPLERVESIGRQVNENSRSFGVALSACTTPAKGSPTFDLPAGELELGIGIHGEPGRERRPMMTSGEIADFAVHAILEDMSPRNPVLLLVNGMGATPLLELYGFNAEVHRVLAERGVAVARSLVGNYVTSLDMAGASVTLCQIDEELLRLWDAPVSTPALRWGR; from the coding sequence ATGAGGATGCTCATCAACGTCGCCGAGACCGTGGTGGCGGACGCGCTGCGCGGTATGGCGGCGGCTCACCCGGAGCTGACGGTCGACGTGGAGCACCGGGTGATCGTGCGGCGGGACGCGCCCGTGGCGGGGAAGGTCGCCCTGGTCTCCGGTGGCGGGTCGGGGCACGAGCCGCTGCACGGCGGGTTCGTCGGGCCCGGGATGCTCTCGGCGGCCTGCCCGGGGGAGGTCTTCACCTCGCCGGTGCCGGACCAGATGCTGCGAGCGGCGGCGGCCGTGGACGGCGGGGCGGGCGTGCTGTTCATCGTGAAGAACTACACCGGCGACGTACTCAACTTCGACATGGCGGCCGAACTCGCCGAAGACGAGGGCATCCAGATCGCGAAAGTGCTGGTCAACGATGACGTGGCGGTGACCGACAGCCTGTACACGGCCGGACGGCGCGGCACCGGCGCGACCCTGTTCGTGGAGAAGATCGCGGGCGCCGCCGCTGACGAGGGACAGCCACTGGAGCGGGTGGAGTCGATCGGCCGGCAGGTCAACGAGAACTCCCGCAGCTTCGGCGTCGCGCTGAGCGCCTGCACCACCCCGGCCAAGGGCAGTCCCACCTTCGACCTGCCGGCCGGCGAGCTGGAACTCGGCATCGGCATCCACGGCGAGCCGGGCCGGGAGCGGCGGCCGATGATGACCTCGGGTGAGATCGCCGACTTCGCGGTGCACGCCATCCTGGAGGACATGAGCCCGCGCAACCCCGTACTACTTCTGGTCAACGGTATGGGCGCGACCCCGCTGCTGGAGCTGTACGGCTTCAACGCGGAGGTGCACCGGGTGCTCGCCGAGCGCGGTGTGGCCGTCGCCCGCAGTCTGGTGGGCAACTACGTCACCTCCCTGGACATGGCGGGCGCCTCGGTCACTCTGTGCCAGATCGACGAGGAACTGTTGCGACTGTGGGACGCGCCGGTGAGCACACCGGCCCTGCGCTGGGGCCGGTGA
- a CDS encoding helix-turn-helix transcriptional regulator, which translates to MLRIHFTDVDLSRTRMAAAPDPLWEICASLHRFQSRQGRWAYADWYHTVRARLHAMGFSHTLRTLLLPLVPRATYFPDFLTPPEGVEGLDAGLEAILSTPRCRVLHEVSILDRTSGAPTWAPRLAEPDTRKELVRAMRAYYDIVIAPYGDRIQARIEAERYARARAVLSHGTEGILQSLGPSLQWRRPVLHTVYPEDRDLRLNGRGLLLVPSYFCWGNPVTFGDTTLDPVLLYALNHEPHHSTLPEGFGSGAPLAALLGRTRAAILRAVAAGGTTGELARAAGVSAPSASQHATALRDAGLIVSHRHATSVLHTLTPLGAALLRANTPTSR; encoded by the coding sequence ATGCTCCGGATCCACTTCACCGATGTCGACCTGAGCCGGACACGTATGGCAGCTGCACCCGATCCGCTATGGGAGATCTGCGCGAGCCTTCACCGTTTCCAGTCTCGCCAAGGGCGTTGGGCCTATGCGGACTGGTATCACACCGTCCGCGCCCGGCTGCACGCCATGGGGTTCAGTCACACCCTGCGCACCCTTTTGCTACCACTGGTCCCGCGCGCCACCTACTTCCCCGACTTCCTCACCCCTCCCGAGGGCGTTGAAGGACTCGACGCCGGTCTGGAAGCCATCCTGAGCACGCCGCGATGCCGGGTCCTGCACGAGGTGAGCATCCTTGACCGCACCAGCGGCGCCCCCACCTGGGCGCCCCGCCTGGCCGAGCCGGACACACGCAAGGAGCTGGTTCGAGCGATGCGCGCCTACTACGACATCGTCATCGCCCCCTACGGCGACCGCATCCAAGCCCGTATCGAAGCCGAGCGGTACGCGCGTGCCCGCGCCGTACTCAGCCACGGAACCGAAGGGATCCTCCAGAGTCTGGGACCCAGCCTTCAATGGCGGCGCCCAGTCCTGCACACGGTCTATCCCGAGGACCGTGATCTGCGCCTCAACGGTCGCGGACTCCTCCTGGTCCCGTCCTACTTCTGCTGGGGAAACCCCGTGACCTTCGGCGACACGACGCTGGATCCCGTCCTGCTCTACGCCCTCAACCACGAGCCTCACCACTCCACGCTTCCAGAAGGCTTCGGCTCCGGCGCACCCCTGGCAGCCCTGCTCGGGCGCACCCGGGCCGCCATCCTGCGCGCCGTCGCGGCCGGAGGCACCACCGGCGAACTCGCCCGTGCGGCAGGGGTCTCGGCGCCATCCGCCAGCCAGCACGCCACAGCTCTGCGGGACGCCGGCCTCATCGTCAGCCACCGACACGCCACGTCCGTGCTGCACACTCTCACTCCGCTCGGAGCCGCACTCCTGCGTGCCAATACCCCGACGTCTCGATGA
- the dhaL gene encoding dihydroxyacetone kinase subunit DhaL — translation MLDADFFRRWMTATAASVAREAEWLTALDSPIGDADHGSNLQRGFTAVRAALDKEAPQTPGAILVLTGRQLISTVGGASGPLYGTLLRRTGKALGDAAEVSEKQLAEALRAGVDGVMTLGGAVPGDKTMIDALVPAVDALGDGFAAARAAAEAGAEATTPLLARKGRASYLGERSIGHQDPGATSSALLIAALADAASAEA, via the coding sequence GTGCTCGACGCCGACTTCTTCCGCCGCTGGATGACGGCGACCGCCGCGTCCGTGGCCCGTGAGGCGGAATGGCTCACCGCCCTCGACTCGCCCATCGGGGACGCCGACCACGGCAGCAATCTTCAGCGCGGGTTCACGGCCGTGCGGGCCGCGCTGGACAAGGAGGCTCCACAGACACCCGGCGCGATCCTGGTCCTCACCGGGCGGCAGCTGATCTCGACGGTCGGCGGCGCGTCGGGGCCGCTGTACGGGACGCTGCTGCGGCGTACCGGCAAGGCGCTCGGGGACGCCGCCGAGGTGAGCGAGAAGCAGCTCGCCGAGGCGCTGCGGGCCGGGGTGGACGGGGTGATGACGCTGGGCGGGGCCGTACCGGGAGACAAGACCATGATCGACGCGCTGGTCCCGGCGGTGGACGCGCTCGGTGACGGCTTCGCGGCGGCCCGCGCCGCCGCCGAGGCGGGTGCCGAGGCGACCACACCGCTGCTGGCCCGCAAGGGCCGGGCGAGCTATCTGGGTGAGCGCAGCATCGGGCACCAGGATCCGGGGGCCACCTCGTCCGCCCTGCTGATCGCGGCACTGGCCGACGCGGCCTCGGCGGAGGCGTGA
- a CDS encoding fibronectin type III domain-containing protein yields the protein MRRVPAPASPRYRTPGRVVALCGVLALLAACGRSVADDGEGGRLPGAPTGVTAAAGSATSVHVMWNGLPAASDIGGYEVYRGTTKVKAVPAREHMVDVTRLSPSTTYVFTVRARGTDGRLGPRSRPVRATTPAAAAADHSAPSRPLDVRGRAVGSRAVQLSWSRSTDDRGVVSYDVYQGGTKIHSVGGSQTAAVVTGLRPGTSYAFTVRARDAADNLSPAGATVRLTTAPGSDDGRATAPSSFRATTHRADGAYYLDLSWVPPRTDGVVTQYQIQLDGQPATSLVWGGTAPREKASYSFYLGREAGVGHRVRIRAMLPDGTWGGFSPERSVTTGKP from the coding sequence GTGCGACGTGTTCCCGCCCCCGCTTCCCCTCGTTACCGCACGCCCGGGCGTGTCGTGGCGCTGTGCGGCGTGCTGGCGCTGCTCGCCGCCTGCGGCCGGAGTGTCGCGGACGACGGGGAGGGCGGCCGGCTGCCCGGCGCGCCGACCGGCGTCACCGCCGCCGCGGGGAGCGCCACGAGCGTGCACGTGATGTGGAACGGGCTGCCCGCGGCCTCGGACATCGGCGGGTACGAGGTGTACCGCGGCACCACGAAGGTGAAGGCCGTACCGGCCCGGGAGCACATGGTGGACGTCACCCGGCTCAGCCCGTCGACCACGTATGTCTTCACCGTCCGGGCGCGGGGCACCGACGGCCGGCTCGGCCCGCGCAGCCGGCCGGTGCGGGCGACGACACCGGCCGCCGCCGCGGCCGACCACTCGGCTCCCAGCCGCCCGCTCGACGTGCGCGGCCGGGCGGTGGGCAGCCGGGCCGTCCAACTGTCCTGGTCCCGCTCGACGGACGACCGGGGCGTGGTGTCCTACGACGTCTACCAGGGCGGAACGAAGATCCACAGTGTCGGCGGCAGCCAGACCGCCGCGGTGGTCACCGGCCTGCGGCCGGGCACCTCGTACGCGTTCACCGTGCGGGCCCGCGACGCGGCCGACAACCTCTCCCCCGCCGGCGCCACCGTCCGGCTCACCACCGCGCCGGGATCCGACGACGGCCGGGCCACCGCGCCGTCCTCCTTCCGCGCCACGACCCACCGGGCGGACGGGGCGTACTACCTCGATCTGAGCTGGGTGCCGCCGCGCACGGACGGCGTGGTGACGCAGTACCAGATCCAGCTGGACGGACAGCCGGCCACCTCCCTGGTCTGGGGCGGCACGGCACCGCGCGAGAAAGCCTCGTACAGCTTCTACCTGGGGCGCGAGGCCGGGGTCGGCCACCGGGTGCGGATCCGGGCGATGCTCCCGGACGGCACCTGGGGCGGCTTCTCACCCGAGCGCTCGGTGACGACCGGGAAGCCCTGA
- a CDS encoding dihydrofolate reductase family protein → MRSVTYSMSVSLDGYIVGPDGGFGWTVPDEEVFRFWIDEIREVGVHLLGRRLYETMLYWETADQDPSLDDSMLEWAALWKPLPKVVFSTTLPAVQGNARLVSGGLAEEIERLRAEPGEGDIAIGGATLAAEAAASGLIDEYRAMVYPVLVGGGIPFFPQRERRVDLELVETRTFSPRVVYLRYRVAR, encoded by the coding sequence ATGCGCAGTGTGACCTATTCGATGAGCGTCTCACTTGACGGCTACATCGTCGGGCCGGACGGCGGCTTCGGCTGGACGGTGCCCGACGAGGAGGTCTTTCGCTTCTGGATCGACGAGATCCGAGAAGTCGGCGTCCACCTCTTGGGACGTCGGCTGTACGAGACGATGCTGTACTGGGAGACCGCCGACCAGGATCCCTCGCTCGACGACTCAATGCTCGAGTGGGCCGCGCTCTGGAAGCCGCTCCCGAAGGTGGTGTTCTCGACCACGCTGCCGGCGGTTCAGGGCAATGCCCGCCTGGTCTCCGGCGGCCTGGCGGAGGAGATCGAGCGGTTGCGAGCCGAGCCGGGGGAGGGCGACATCGCGATCGGCGGCGCGACTCTCGCCGCCGAGGCGGCCGCGTCGGGTCTGATCGACGAGTACCGGGCCATGGTCTACCCGGTGCTGGTGGGTGGTGGCATTCCGTTCTTTCCCCAGCGCGAGCGCCGGGTGGATCTCGAACTCGTCGAGACCCGCACCTTCAGTCCGAGAGTCGTCTACCTCCGCTACCGCGTGGCGCGTTAG
- a CDS encoding glycoside hydrolase family 75 protein, whose translation MRAQSLTLVAASAALLAPTTLPTLTVPSAYRTRGEPAARYADLIRAEPAAHGEGGVRAADLLARVRDCTRVSRGRYRLDAGRPATIPVCELPGAVFWKADMDIDCDGRPTVRCNRSTDPQFFPTAAYEQSNGLRLDAAQLPYVVLPAPSSIWDHRAYGVGGGSVAAVVYRDRVQYAVVGDIGPSEVIGEASYATARSLGIPADPNGGGVRSGVTYIVFEHSRISAIEDHAAAVATGERLARRLVNGGTAAAQADDPRLPPRAAPDAPHTFR comes from the coding sequence GTGCGTGCCCAGTCGCTGACGCTCGTCGCGGCGAGTGCCGCCCTGCTCGCTCCCACGACACTCCCGACCCTGACCGTGCCGTCCGCGTACCGCACCCGGGGGGAGCCCGCGGCGCGGTACGCGGACCTCATCCGGGCGGAGCCCGCGGCGCACGGCGAGGGAGGCGTCAGGGCCGCCGACCTGCTGGCCAGGGTGCGTGACTGCACACGGGTCTCCCGCGGCCGCTACCGCCTCGACGCCGGGCGGCCCGCCACCATCCCGGTGTGCGAGCTGCCCGGCGCCGTCTTCTGGAAGGCCGACATGGACATCGACTGCGACGGACGGCCCACCGTCCGCTGCAACCGCAGCACCGACCCGCAGTTCTTCCCCACCGCGGCCTACGAGCAGTCCAACGGCCTCCGCCTGGACGCCGCGCAGCTGCCGTACGTCGTCCTGCCCGCCCCGAGCAGCATCTGGGACCACCGCGCTTACGGCGTGGGCGGGGGATCGGTCGCGGCCGTCGTCTACCGGGACCGCGTGCAGTACGCGGTCGTCGGCGACATCGGGCCGAGCGAGGTCATCGGCGAGGCCTCCTACGCCACCGCCCGGAGCCTCGGCATCCCCGCCGACCCGAACGGCGGCGGGGTCCGCTCCGGCGTGACCTACATCGTCTTCGAGCACTCCCGGATCAGCGCCATCGAGGACCACGCGGCCGCCGTGGCCACCGGCGAGCGGCTGGCACGCCGGCTGGTGAACGGCGGGACGGCGGCGGCGCAGGCGGACGACCCGCGCCTTCCGCCCCGCGCCGCCCCGGACGCTCCTCACACCTTCCGGTAG
- a CDS encoding SH3 domain-containing protein, which translates to MRKAIAVAFAAAALSLTTVPAAQAAPAGVISAAVTCPGPLSNYTHVLSSVDWLKVRTGPSTSNTAIGQLPGGAAFYFSPSGVQSGGHYWVCGYGYNGSTKLTGWVAGEYLLWP; encoded by the coding sequence GTGAGGAAAGCCATAGCCGTTGCTTTCGCCGCCGCGGCACTCTCGCTCACCACCGTGCCGGCTGCCCAGGCGGCTCCGGCAGGCGTCATCAGCGCGGCTGTCACCTGTCCGGGCCCTCTCAGCAACTACACGCATGTCCTGTCGAGCGTGGACTGGCTGAAGGTGCGCACCGGACCGTCGACGAGCAACACGGCCATCGGCCAGCTTCCCGGTGGCGCCGCGTTCTACTTCAGCCCCTCGGGGGTCCAATCCGGGGGCCACTACTGGGTGTGCGGCTACGGCTACAACGGCAGCACCAAGCTCACCGGCTGGGTTGCCGGCGAATACCTGCTCTGGCCCTGA
- a CDS encoding SpoIIE family protein phosphatase, translating to MTASGTPSAEGEEPVVRPARPSGLLDVLGVASVVLDAQGRIVLWSPQAAELFGYSAQEALGRHAARLMVHERHLDLVVGLFSEVLRTGRGWAGAFPVRHKDGSTRLVEFRNMRLLDDRGEAYALGLAADQSTVRRLERDVALSERIVSQSPIGLAVLDNRLRYVSVNPALERINGIPAEEHMGRTIPEMLPEVDAETLESAARRVLETGQPLVDLSTVGRTPADPDEDHAWSISLYRLEDASGTVLGVTVSVVDITEQYRAGVEAEAARRRLALIADASARIGTTLELERTARELAEVAVPELADVAAVDLLEAVVEGRRSNLGPAEPAVIRALAVRADRAADALEAADPPGQIARYGPERLVTLCVRTGRPVLVARVRDEDLPRIARSPEAAVLLGLAGVHSYLAVPLIARGEVLGALDLKRTRNPEPFSADDVLLAGELASRAAVQIDNARWYQNARDAALTLQRSLLPRHPSVTGGLQVASRYQPAGATVEVGGDWFDVIPLERDRTALVVGDVMGSGITAAATMGRLRTATKALASLDLDPARLLEHLDRITEGLEHSIATCLYAVHDPHMRRCRIANAGHLPPARIPVGRPPELLELPTGVPLGVGGIPFSTTTVHLAPGDQLVFYTDGLVETRRDSLDERLATLLTLLGGPARPLEELCDLLLRTLHQPDNHDDVALLVARAQALP from the coding sequence ATGACTGCTTCCGGGACTCCCTCGGCCGAGGGCGAGGAGCCGGTGGTCCGTCCGGCACGGCCGAGCGGACTGCTCGACGTGCTGGGCGTCGCCTCGGTGGTCCTCGACGCCCAGGGACGCATCGTGCTGTGGAGCCCGCAGGCCGCGGAGCTCTTCGGCTACTCGGCGCAGGAGGCGCTGGGGCGGCACGCGGCCCGGCTCATGGTCCACGAGCGGCACCTCGACCTGGTGGTCGGGCTGTTCTCGGAGGTGCTGCGGACCGGCCGGGGCTGGGCGGGCGCCTTTCCCGTCCGGCACAAGGACGGCAGCACCCGCCTGGTGGAGTTCCGCAACATGCGGCTGCTGGACGACCGCGGGGAGGCCTACGCGCTCGGGCTCGCCGCCGACCAGTCGACCGTACGGCGGCTGGAGCGGGACGTGGCGCTGTCGGAGCGGATCGTCTCGCAGTCCCCGATCGGCCTGGCCGTGCTGGACAACCGGCTGCGGTATGTCTCGGTCAACCCGGCCCTGGAGCGGATCAACGGCATACCCGCCGAGGAACACATGGGCCGGACGATACCCGAGATGTTGCCCGAGGTGGACGCGGAAACCCTGGAGTCCGCGGCGCGCCGGGTACTGGAGACCGGACAGCCGCTCGTCGACCTGTCCACGGTCGGCCGGACCCCGGCCGATCCCGACGAGGACCACGCCTGGTCGATCTCGCTGTACCGACTGGAGGACGCCTCCGGCACCGTGCTGGGCGTGACCGTGTCGGTCGTCGACATCACCGAGCAGTACCGGGCGGGCGTCGAGGCGGAAGCCGCGCGCCGCCGCCTGGCCCTCATCGCCGACGCCTCGGCCCGCATCGGCACCACCCTGGAGCTGGAGCGCACGGCCCGGGAGCTGGCCGAGGTCGCCGTGCCCGAGTTGGCCGACGTGGCCGCGGTGGACCTGCTGGAGGCCGTGGTCGAGGGGCGCCGCAGCAACCTCGGTCCGGCCGAACCGGCGGTGATCCGGGCCCTGGCCGTACGGGCGGACCGCGCCGCGGACGCCCTGGAGGCAGCCGATCCGCCCGGGCAGATCGCCCGCTACGGCCCCGAACGCCTGGTCACGCTGTGTGTGCGTACCGGCCGCCCGGTCCTGGTCGCACGCGTCAGGGACGAGGACCTGCCCAGGATCGCCCGGTCCCCGGAGGCGGCGGTGCTGCTGGGTCTCGCGGGCGTGCACTCCTATCTCGCCGTGCCGCTGATCGCGCGCGGCGAGGTGCTGGGCGCGCTGGACCTCAAGCGCACCCGCAATCCGGAGCCGTTCAGCGCGGACGACGTGCTGCTGGCCGGGGAGCTGGCCTCCCGCGCGGCCGTGCAGATCGACAACGCCCGCTGGTACCAGAACGCCCGCGACGCGGCCCTCACCCTCCAGCGCAGCCTGCTGCCCCGGCACCCGTCGGTCACGGGCGGGCTGCAGGTCGCCTCCCGCTACCAGCCGGCGGGCGCCACCGTCGAGGTGGGCGGCGACTGGTTCGACGTGATCCCGCTGGAACGCGACAGGACCGCCCTCGTCGTCGGCGACGTCATGGGCAGCGGCATCACCGCGGCGGCCACGATGGGGCGGCTGCGCACCGCGACGAAGGCGCTGGCCTCGCTCGACCTCGATCCCGCGCGGCTGCTGGAACACCTCGACCGGATCACCGAGGGCCTGGAGCACTCCATCGCCACCTGCCTCTACGCCGTCCACGACCCGCACATGCGGCGGTGCCGGATCGCCAACGCCGGGCATCTGCCCCCGGCCCGGATCCCGGTGGGCCGTCCCCCGGAGCTGCTCGAACTGCCCACCGGGGTTCCGCTGGGCGTCGGCGGCATCCCGTTCTCCACCACGACGGTGCACCTGGCGCCGGGCGACCAGCTGGTGTTCTACACCGACGGGCTCGTCGAGACGCGCCGGGATTCCCTGGACGAGCGCCTGGCGACGCTGCTGACGCTGCTCGGCGGCCCTGCGCGGCCCCTGGAGGAACTCTGCGACCTCCTGCTGCGCACACTTCACCAGCCCGACAACCACGACGACGTGGCTCTGCTCGTCGCCCGCGCCCAGGCACTGCCGTAG
- a CDS encoding PTS-dependent dihydroxyacetone kinase phosphotransferase subunit DhaM, protein MSGEKMVGIVLVSHSAEVASSVVELARGLAGGAAGVPVAAAGGREDGGMGTSAELVSAAAASVDRGAGVAVLTDLGSAVLTVKALLAEGDELPGNTRLLDAPFVEGAVAAVVTAAAGADLDAVEAAASEAYGYRKV, encoded by the coding sequence GTGAGCGGCGAGAAGATGGTCGGGATCGTACTGGTCTCGCACAGCGCCGAGGTGGCGTCCTCCGTGGTCGAGCTGGCGAGAGGACTGGCGGGCGGGGCGGCGGGCGTGCCGGTGGCCGCGGCCGGCGGCCGGGAGGACGGCGGGATGGGCACCAGTGCGGAACTGGTCTCCGCCGCGGCCGCGTCCGTGGACCGGGGTGCCGGGGTCGCCGTGCTGACCGACCTCGGCAGCGCGGTGCTCACCGTGAAGGCGCTGCTCGCCGAGGGTGACGAACTGCCCGGGAACACACGGCTGCTGGACGCCCCGTTCGTCGAGGGCGCGGTCGCCGCGGTGGTCACAGCGGCGGCGGGAGCCGACCTGGACGCCGTGGAGGCGGCGGCCTCGGAGGCGTACGGCTACCGGAAGGTGTGA
- a CDS encoding PadR family transcriptional regulator translates to MSLPHAILTALLEKPSSGLELTRRFDKSIGYFWTATHQQIYRELGRLEADGLIRGLPAKEPARGQKKDYEVLPAGRAELARWTAASQEPKRHRDALLLRLRAAAVVGTAGLRADLGRHLELHERQLAEYREIEERDFPPGKDSPEDRLRHLVLRAGIDLETFWTQWFRHALEEFTELPGHDPE, encoded by the coding sequence ATGTCACTTCCGCACGCGATCCTCACCGCCCTGCTCGAAAAGCCGTCGTCGGGGCTCGAGCTGACGCGCCGCTTCGACAAGTCGATCGGCTACTTCTGGACGGCGACGCATCAGCAGATCTATCGCGAGCTGGGAAGACTGGAGGCCGACGGCCTCATCCGCGGCCTGCCGGCGAAGGAGCCGGCCCGCGGGCAGAAGAAGGACTACGAGGTGCTGCCCGCGGGCCGCGCGGAACTGGCCCGCTGGACCGCCGCCTCCCAGGAGCCGAAGCGGCACCGCGACGCCCTGCTGCTGCGGTTGCGCGCGGCGGCCGTGGTGGGCACCGCGGGCCTTCGGGCCGACCTCGGGCGTCATCTGGAGCTGCACGAGCGGCAGTTGGCGGAGTACCGGGAGATCGAGGAGCGCGACTTCCCGCCCGGCAAGGACAGCCCCGAGGACCGGTTGCGGCACCTGGTCCTGCGGGCCGGTATCGACCTGGAGACCTTCTGGACGCAGTGGTTCCGGCACGCGCTGGAGGAGTTCACCGAGCTGCCGGGCCATGACCCGGAGTGA
- a CDS encoding FAD-dependent oxidoreductase codes for MSRYPHLLRPLDLGFTTLPNRVLMGSMHVGLEEADRGFERMAEFYAARARGGVGLIVTGGIAPNEEGRPYEGGAKLTTEQEAERHATVTAAVHREGGRIALQILHFGRYAYHRDLVAPSPLKAPISPFVPRELTDADVEQTIDDYTRTARLARRAGYDGVEIMGSEGYLVNEFTAARTNHRTDRWGGSYENRMRFPVEIVRRVREAVGEDFVIIYRLSMLDLVPDGSTLDEVVTLAGAVEAAGATLINTGIGWHEARIPTIATSVPRGAYAFATKKLMGRVSVPLVTTNRINTPEVAEQLLADGYADMVSVARPMLADPDFVAKAAAGRPEAINTCIGCNQACLDHTFSGQITSCLVNPRACHETELVLSPTRRRKRIAVVGAGPAGLACAVSAAERGHLVTLFDAAGEIGGQLNVARKIPGKQEFGETLRYFRHQLDAHGVDVRLNTWVSAGDLADYDETVVATGVAPRTPDIPGIGHPRVLGYLDVLRDGAPVGDRVAILGAGGIGFDVAEYLTDSGDKASEDPAAYFRLWGVDMDQRAPGGLTAPQRPAPPRTVHLLQRKTTKVGAGLGRTTGWIHRTELRHRGVTMVPGVRYDRIDDRGLHITVDGTSTVLEVDTIVLCTGQEPRRDLYEELAAAGRRAHLIGGADEAVELDAKRAVKQGTELAAAL; via the coding sequence ATGAGCCGTTACCCCCATCTGCTGCGCCCGCTCGACCTGGGCTTCACCACGCTGCCGAACCGCGTTCTCATGGGCTCGATGCACGTCGGCCTCGAGGAGGCCGACCGTGGATTCGAGCGGATGGCGGAGTTCTACGCCGCCCGGGCCCGCGGCGGAGTGGGACTCATCGTCACGGGCGGCATCGCCCCCAACGAGGAAGGGCGGCCGTACGAGGGCGGCGCGAAGCTCACCACCGAGCAGGAGGCCGAGCGGCACGCGACCGTCACCGCCGCCGTGCACCGCGAGGGCGGCCGGATCGCCCTGCAGATCCTGCACTTCGGCCGCTACGCCTACCACCGCGACCTGGTTGCCCCCAGCCCCCTCAAGGCTCCCATCAGCCCGTTCGTGCCCCGCGAGCTCACCGACGCCGACGTCGAGCAGACCATCGACGACTACACCCGCACCGCCCGCCTCGCCCGCCGGGCCGGCTACGACGGCGTCGAGATCATGGGCTCCGAGGGCTACCTCGTCAACGAGTTCACCGCCGCGCGGACCAACCACCGCACCGACCGCTGGGGCGGCTCCTACGAGAACCGGATGCGCTTCCCGGTGGAGATCGTGCGCCGGGTGCGCGAGGCCGTCGGCGAGGACTTCGTCATCATCTACCGGCTGTCCATGCTGGATCTCGTGCCCGACGGCTCGACCCTGGACGAGGTCGTCACGCTCGCCGGGGCCGTCGAGGCCGCCGGGGCGACTCTCATCAACACCGGCATCGGCTGGCACGAGGCCCGCATCCCCACCATCGCCACCTCCGTACCGCGCGGCGCCTACGCGTTCGCCACCAAGAAGCTGATGGGCCGGGTCTCCGTCCCCCTCGTCACCACCAACCGCATCAACACCCCGGAAGTCGCCGAGCAGTTGCTCGCCGACGGGTACGCCGACATGGTCTCCGTGGCACGTCCGATGCTCGCCGACCCCGACTTCGTCGCCAAGGCCGCCGCCGGCCGCCCCGAGGCCATCAACACCTGCATCGGCTGCAACCAGGCCTGCCTCGACCACACCTTCAGCGGGCAGATCACCTCCTGTCTGGTCAACCCGCGCGCCTGCCACGAGACCGAGCTGGTCCTGTCCCCGACCCGGCGGCGCAAGCGGATCGCCGTGGTCGGCGCCGGACCCGCCGGGCTCGCCTGCGCCGTCTCGGCCGCCGAACGCGGCCACCTGGTCACCCTGTTCGACGCGGCGGGCGAGATCGGCGGACAGCTCAACGTGGCCCGCAAGATTCCCGGCAAGCAGGAGTTCGGCGAGACGCTGCGCTACTTCCGCCACCAACTCGACGCACACGGCGTGGACGTACGGCTGAACACCTGGGTGAGCGCGGGCGACCTGGCGGACTACGACGAGACCGTCGTCGCCACCGGCGTCGCCCCGCGCACCCCCGACATCCCCGGCATCGGCCACCCGCGCGTCCTCGGCTACCTCGACGTGCTGCGCGACGGCGCGCCCGTCGGCGACCGGGTGGCGATCCTCGGCGCCGGCGGCATCGGCTTCGACGTGGCCGAGTACCTCACCGACAGCGGTGACAAGGCGAGCGAGGACCCGGCGGCGTACTTCCGGCTCTGGGGAGTCGACATGGACCAGCGCGCGCCCGGCGGACTCACCGCGCCGCAGCGGCCCGCGCCGCCGCGCACAGTGCACCTGCTCCAGCGCAAGACCACCAAGGTCGGCGCCGGACTGGGCAGGACGACCGGCTGGATCCACCGCACCGAACTCAGGCACCGAGGGGTCACGATGGTGCCCGGCGTGCGCTACGACCGCATCGACGACCGGGGCCTGCACATCACGGTCGACGGCACGAGCACGGTCCTGGAGGTCGACACGATCGTGCTGTGCACCGGGCAGGAGCCGCGACGCGACCTGTACGAGGAACTGGCCGCCGCCGGGCGCCGCGCGCACCTGATCGGCGGCGCGGACGAGGCCGTCGAACTCGACGCCAAGCGCGCCGTCAAGCAGGGCACGGAACTGGCGGCGGCCCTGTAG